One window from the genome of Halonatronomonas betaini encodes:
- the topA gene encoding type I DNA topoisomerase, with amino-acid sequence MATKKKKTLVIVESPAKAKTIGKFLGSKYRVEASMGHVIDLPKSKLGVDIDNDFAPHYITIRGKGKVLKKLRKEAKKSKDVLLATDPDREGEAISWHLARALKLDDGENRVVFNEITKNAITNALKAPREINDDLVDAQQARRVLDRLVGYKLSPLLWKKVRKGLSAGRVQTVAVRIICEREREIEAFEPDEYWSITANLKKDKEKFSADLYRIDNKKFNIDNEDDAKNAVAEIEKEDFVVSKVKKRNRKRNPYPPFTTSTLQQRASTLLNFSAKKTMFIAQQLYEGIEVGGEGTVGLISYIRSDSTRISQEAANDAKSYIMDEFGDKYYKNKKRKTKNSDSAQDAHEAIRPTGVQRTPDKIKKYLSKDQEKLYRLIWERFVASQMAPAVYEIYTVNLKAGEKYLFRASGSKVKFPGFMRVLSYNGNDREELPVLEEGEKLPVEDIIPEQHFTQPPPRYTEASLVKTLEEEGIGRPSTYAPTISTIISREYVEKDGRSLKPTKLGFIVTDLLVEYFPDVTDVEFTAKIENKLDQIEEGEFEWNKLLAEFYNPFSDRLETAREEMESVDIVEETDEVCEKCGSPMVVKYGRYGKFLACSAYPDCKNTKAYVEKTGVACPSCDGGEIIKRKSRKGRTFYGCSNYPDCEYVLWNKPSEKKCPECGGIMVEKRTKKDGDHLKCVNKSCGYKESR; translated from the coding sequence GTGGCAACCAAGAAGAAAAAAACCCTTGTAATTGTTGAGTCTCCAGCAAAGGCCAAGACTATTGGCAAGTTTCTGGGTTCAAAATACAGGGTAGAAGCGTCTATGGGCCATGTAATTGATTTACCGAAAAGTAAATTAGGTGTAGATATAGATAATGATTTTGCTCCTCATTATATTACAATCAGGGGCAAAGGCAAAGTCTTGAAAAAGTTGAGAAAAGAGGCTAAGAAAAGTAAGGATGTTCTGCTGGCTACTGACCCTGATAGGGAAGGTGAGGCTATCTCCTGGCATTTAGCCAGAGCTTTAAAGCTTGATGATGGTGAAAATAGGGTTGTCTTTAATGAGATAACTAAAAATGCTATTACCAATGCGTTGAAGGCTCCACGGGAGATTAATGATGATTTAGTCGATGCCCAGCAGGCACGCCGGGTACTTGATAGGCTTGTTGGTTATAAGTTGAGTCCTTTACTCTGGAAGAAAGTCCGGAAAGGTCTTTCTGCCGGTAGGGTTCAGACTGTTGCTGTGCGGATAATCTGTGAGCGGGAACGGGAGATTGAGGCTTTTGAACCTGATGAGTACTGGTCAATCACTGCAAATTTAAAGAAGGATAAAGAGAAGTTTTCTGCTGATCTTTATAGAATTGATAATAAGAAGTTTAATATTGATAATGAAGATGATGCTAAGAATGCTGTTGCTGAGATTGAAAAGGAAGATTTTGTTGTCAGCAAGGTGAAAAAACGGAATCGGAAAAGGAATCCTTATCCGCCGTTTACTACCAGTACGCTGCAGCAGAGAGCATCGACTTTATTGAATTTTTCTGCTAAAAAGACGATGTTTATTGCCCAGCAATTATATGAAGGTATTGAAGTTGGCGGCGAGGGTACTGTGGGTTTGATCAGTTATATTAGAAGTGACAGTACCAGGATTTCTCAGGAAGCTGCTAACGATGCTAAAAGCTATATAATGGATGAATTTGGCGATAAATATTATAAAAATAAGAAACGGAAGACTAAGAATTCTGATAGTGCCCAGGATGCCCATGAGGCTATCAGGCCTACTGGTGTTCAGCGGACTCCTGATAAGATAAAGAAATATTTGAGTAAGGACCAGGAGAAGTTATACAGGTTGATCTGGGAACGGTTTGTTGCCAGTCAGATGGCTCCTGCTGTTTATGAGATTTATACTGTAAATCTTAAGGCTGGGGAAAAGTATCTCTTTAGAGCCAGTGGTTCTAAGGTTAAGTTTCCAGGTTTTATGAGAGTTCTTTCTTATAATGGTAATGACCGGGAGGAGTTGCCTGTATTAGAGGAAGGCGAGAAGTTGCCTGTTGAGGATATTATTCCTGAACAGCATTTCACTCAGCCACCTCCAAGATATACTGAGGCCAGCCTGGTTAAGACATTAGAGGAAGAGGGAATCGGCCGTCCGTCAACTTATGCGCCAACTATCTCGACTATTATATCCAGGGAATATGTTGAAAAGGATGGAAGGAGCTTAAAGCCGACAAAGCTTGGCTTTATTGTGACTGATCTTTTAGTTGAATATTTCCCTGATGTGACTGATGTAGAGTTTACTGCCAAGATTGAAAATAAGCTTGATCAGATAGAAGAAGGGGAATTTGAGTGGAATAAGCTTCTGGCTGAATTCTATAATCCTTTCTCTGATAGGCTTGAGACTGCCAGGGAAGAGATGGAATCTGTTGATATTGTTGAGGAGACTGATGAGGTCTGCGAGAAATGTGGCAGTCCGATGGTTGTTAAATATGGCCGTTATGGGAAGTTTCTGGCCTGTTCAGCTTATCCTGATTGTAAGAATACTAAAGCTTATGTTGAAAAGACCGGTGTTGCTTGTCCTTCCTGTGATGGGGGCGAGATAATTAAGCGGAAAAGCCGGAAAGGCAGGACTTTTTATGGCTGTAGCAATTATCCAGACTGTGAGTATGTGCTCTGGAATAAGCCGAGCGAGAAGAAATGTCCTGAATGTGGCGGAATTATGGTCGAGAAACGAACTAAAAAAGATGGCGATCATTTGAAATGTGTAAATAAGAGCTGTGGATATAAAGAAAGTAGATAA
- the dprA gene encoding DNA-processing protein DprA, giving the protein MSYGLERRMSWLGLALVKGIGPLRLKRELENYNYDPVKIWNLGESWVRTRFSDYAGKEYKRIRNEVDLLEYADDLKRREIKFITFDDELYPDILTDIYDPPPVLFYRGEIPDFKFSVAIVGSRKFRQYGKRATEELSSQLAARGVVIVSGLAKGIDRMAHRAALDAGGKTVAVLGSGHDYEYPATNRDLYRQIPENGVILSEFPPDEPPKAENFPRRNRIISGLSQAVLVVEAAKKSGSLITANLALDQNRDVMAVPGDIYARSSRGTNDLIKKGAQLVTSVDDILTVISGVGQEYRVTEELKSEDLPDLTDSENKLIKIFTDNIELNYEEISKLINIDIAELNAALVKLEIKGVIARDNGHNYYFKGLQNLLKPI; this is encoded by the coding sequence ATGAGTTACGGGCTGGAACGGAGGATGAGCTGGCTGGGGCTGGCGTTAGTTAAGGGGATTGGGCCTTTAAGGTTAAAGCGGGAGCTGGAGAATTATAATTATGATCCGGTAAAGATCTGGAATTTAGGTGAGAGCTGGGTCAGGACGAGATTTAGTGATTATGCAGGCAAGGAGTATAAGCGGATTCGAAATGAAGTTGATCTGCTGGAATATGCTGATGATTTAAAGAGGCGGGAAATTAAATTTATTACCTTTGATGATGAGCTGTATCCAGATATATTGACTGATATTTATGATCCGCCGCCGGTCTTATTTTACAGAGGTGAGATACCTGATTTTAAGTTTTCGGTGGCAATTGTTGGTTCCAGGAAGTTCAGGCAGTATGGCAAGCGGGCTACTGAGGAGTTGAGCTCGCAGCTGGCTGCCAGAGGTGTGGTGATTGTTAGCGGACTGGCTAAGGGTATTGACAGGATGGCCCATAGGGCTGCTCTGGATGCCGGTGGAAAGACTGTGGCTGTCCTGGGCTCTGGCCATGATTATGAGTATCCTGCGACTAATCGGGATCTCTACAGGCAGATTCCTGAGAATGGGGTTATTTTATCTGAATTTCCACCAGATGAACCGCCCAAGGCTGAAAATTTTCCGAGACGGAATCGGATTATTAGTGGATTGAGCCAGGCAGTACTGGTTGTTGAGGCTGCTAAAAAGAGTGGCTCTTTGATTACTGCTAATCTGGCTTTAGACCAGAATCGTGATGTGATGGCTGTGCCAGGGGATATCTATGCCAGAAGTAGCCGGGGTACCAATGATTTGATTAAAAAAGGTGCTCAGCTAGTGACGTCTGTTGATGATATTTTAACTGTGATTTCTGGTGTCGGACAGGAATATAGGGTGACTGAAGAATTAAAATCTGAAGATTTGCCTGATTTGACTGATTCTGAAAATAAATTAATAAAAATTTTTACTGATAATATTGAACTAAATTATGAGGAGATTTCAAAGCTTATAAATATTGATATAGCAGAGCTTAATGCTGCTTTGGTTAAGTTGGAAATTAAAGGGGTAATTGCCAGGGATAATGGACACAATTATTATTTTAAGGGTTTACAAAACCTCCTAAAACCAATATAA
- a CDS encoding SIMPL domain-containing protein codes for MQKKLYYIIIGLVLVFALLVIVNYDADWFGTSPEAPEPAMTGDVVEEEEEVEDVVDKTVVVENTEMVPAEEEARATTRLNLSESYEMEVMPDQAEIILAVEIHDEILDDAYNESNQVTGEVMTALEELDLMELETLEYRVSYYDDEYRVTNRIRVKLDDIDRVAEVIDVAIGSGVNRINNINYSLADTSEVQAEVTARAVESLKNKAERIIGEFDGEDYDFVNLQVNEDSDGYYRPFRSEVMMMDAAASMPAIEPGMISISTRIQAEIEFY; via the coding sequence ATGCAGAAAAAGTTATATTATATTATTATTGGTCTGGTCTTAGTTTTTGCTCTGCTGGTAATTGTAAATTATGATGCTGACTGGTTTGGTACCAGCCCGGAGGCTCCAGAACCGGCTATGACTGGCGATGTTGTAGAAGAAGAGGAAGAAGTTGAGGATGTTGTTGATAAGACTGTAGTTGTTGAGAATACAGAGATGGTCCCGGCTGAGGAAGAGGCCAGGGCAACAACCAGACTTAACTTAAGTGAAAGTTATGAGATGGAGGTTATGCCTGATCAGGCTGAGATTATTCTGGCTGTGGAGATTCATGATGAGATACTTGATGATGCCTATAATGAATCGAATCAGGTAACTGGAGAGGTTATGACTGCGCTGGAAGAGCTTGATTTGATGGAGCTTGAGACTTTAGAGTATAGAGTTTCTTATTATGATGATGAGTACAGGGTTACCAATCGGATAAGGGTTAAACTTGATGATATTGATAGAGTTGCAGAAGTTATTGATGTTGCTATTGGTTCTGGTGTTAATAGGATTAATAATATTAATTATTCACTGGCTGATACCAGTGAGGTGCAGGCAGAGGTTACTGCCAGAGCTGTAGAGTCGCTTAAAAACAAGGCTGAGCGGATTATAGGCGAGTTTGATGGCGAGGACTATGATTTTGTTAACCTTCAGGTTAATGAGGATTCTGATGGCTATTACAGGCCTTTCAGGTCTGAGGTTATGATGATGGATGCTGCTGCCAGTATGCCGGCGATAGAGCCTGGGATGATTTCGATTTCGACTAGAATTCAGGCAGAGATTGAGTTTTATTAA
- a CDS encoding MATE family efflux transporter, protein MRRYKKGEVSDLVTGEDSSSKKVILKLAWPVIVEQALGTVTQVVDMMMVGRLGAAAITAIGLSMQPLFFSMAFGMAISVGTTALVARHIGAGDEWEAGKTLQQSLLAVSVIMVFVSILFFAGAETVIRFMGAEAEVVPLGTSYIRWLVPGLIFMFLGFVLTAALRGAGNTKTPMKVNFVLNLFNIFLNYTLIFGHFGAPELGLNGAAIATSLSRGFGGIVLLIYVFRDDATVTVLKEGFFKFDIDRIRRIMKIGMPAAMEQMVMRTAQIFFVRVVSGLGTVAFAAHQIAINVESISYMPGFGIAVAATTLVGQNLGAEKKDQAEQSGYEAWKLGAMFMGLMAVVFLIFPEQLVRLYSNDPEIIRIGALCLRIAAIAQIPMGSQFIFAGGLRGAGETKSVFYSTAISSWIGRLGVAYILINVFGFGVAGAWIAMVVDWVMRSSYVFYRFRLGDWKDLEV, encoded by the coding sequence ATGCGGAGGTATAAGAAGGGTGAGGTCTCGGATTTAGTTACCGGGGAGGATTCATCATCGAAAAAGGTAATATTGAAACTGGCCTGGCCGGTGATTGTGGAGCAGGCTTTAGGTACAGTAACCCAGGTTGTTGATATGATGATGGTTGGCCGGCTTGGAGCTGCTGCTATTACTGCAATTGGGCTTTCTATGCAGCCGTTATTTTTCTCGATGGCCTTTGGGATGGCTATTAGTGTTGGTACGACTGCTTTAGTTGCCAGGCATATTGGGGCTGGCGATGAGTGGGAGGCTGGCAAGACCCTGCAGCAGTCGCTGCTGGCAGTCAGTGTTATTATGGTATTTGTTTCGATTCTGTTTTTTGCAGGTGCTGAGACGGTTATCCGGTTTATGGGGGCTGAAGCTGAAGTTGTGCCCTTAGGGACTTCCTATATCCGCTGGCTGGTACCTGGATTGATCTTTATGTTTTTAGGGTTTGTGTTGACGGCGGCTTTAAGGGGTGCCGGCAATACTAAAACTCCGATGAAGGTTAATTTTGTGCTTAATCTATTTAATATATTCTTGAATTATACTTTGATATTTGGTCATTTTGGGGCTCCAGAGCTAGGCTTAAATGGGGCTGCTATTGCCACCAGTTTATCCCGGGGATTCGGGGGAATTGTGCTTTTGATTTATGTTTTTAGAGATGATGCGACAGTTACTGTATTAAAAGAAGGTTTCTTTAAATTTGATATTGATAGGATCAGGCGGATTATGAAGATTGGGATGCCGGCTGCCATGGAGCAGATGGTTATGAGAACGGCTCAGATCTTCTTTGTCCGGGTTGTTTCTGGTTTAGGTACTGTGGCCTTTGCTGCTCATCAGATTGCGATTAATGTGGAGTCTATCTCTTATATGCCTGGATTTGGCATTGCTGTGGCGGCAACTACTCTGGTTGGCCAGAATTTAGGAGCAGAAAAAAAGGACCAGGCTGAGCAGAGTGGCTATGAGGCCTGGAAGCTCGGGGCGATGTTTATGGGCTTAATGGCAGTTGTCTTTTTGATCTTCCCTGAGCAGCTTGTCAGGTTATACAGTAATGATCCAGAGATTATTAGAATTGGGGCTTTATGTTTAAGGATTGCTGCGATTGCTCAGATACCAATGGGTTCACAGTTTATCTTTGCCGGTGGTTTAAGAGGTGCTGGCGAAACTAAATCTGTCTTTTACAGTACAGCGATTTCCAGCTGGATTGGCCGTTTAGGTGTTGCTTATATCTTAATTAATGTTTTTGGATTTGGGGTTGCCGGTGCCTGGATTGCCATGGTTGTTGACTGGGTAATGCGGAGCAGTTATGTTTTTTATAGATTTAGATTAGGTGACTGGAAAGACCTTGAAGTTTAA
- a CDS encoding ferritin family protein, translated as MQDIYKFALEFEKENREFYEECASGTDDKTLESVFKELAAEEAKHEKIVQALADDRNVDSVKSDINMRAKEAFDKIAENFDESSLMPEDQVDIYKKAKDLETKSKNFYKEHAEKSDNKTVERVFNELSAEEKKHEAILDNIITMVNRPNTWLDDAEWYHLEEY; from the coding sequence ATGCAGGATATTTATAAATTTGCGCTTGAATTTGAGAAAGAGAACCGGGAGTTTTATGAGGAATGTGCAAGTGGTACTGATGATAAGACTTTAGAGAGTGTCTTTAAGGAGCTGGCTGCTGAAGAGGCCAAGCATGAAAAGATCGTTCAGGCTTTAGCTGATGACCGGAATGTTGATAGTGTGAAATCTGATATTAATATGCGGGCTAAGGAGGCTTTTGATAAGATTGCTGAGAATTTTGATGAGAGTTCTTTAATGCCTGAGGATCAGGTGGATATCTATAAGAAGGCCAAGGATTTAGAGACAAAGAGTAAGAATTTTTATAAGGAACATGCAGAAAAGTCTGATAATAAGACTGTTGAGCGGGTATTTAATGAACTTTCTGCTGAGGAGAAGAAGCATGAGGCGATTCTTGATAATATAATAACTATGGTTAATCGGCCAAATACCTGGCTTGATGATGCAGAATGGTATCATCTTGAAGAATATTAA
- a CDS encoding thiamine pyrophosphate-dependent enzyme — protein MVDKNIFDADRETAWCPGCGNFPLRKSLAEALAGLDITPDRVAMFTGIGQAAKMPHYIRVNGFNGLHGRALPPALGFRMVNPELKVIVESGDGDTYGEGGNHILHNIRRNPDIAHFVHDNQIYGLTKGQASPTTGEEIKTEVQPYGITAAPFNPIKFAVAMGASFVARAFVGNQDHLIEMMQAAIEHEGYALVDILQPCVTFNKVNTYQWYKERSYLLDDDYDPTDYKAAVEKAEEWGDDIPLGIIYRNDARKPFRSKFDWLSDSFVKDYKEPAEYDDLMQEFA, from the coding sequence ATGGTTGATAAGAATATTTTTGATGCTGATCGTGAAACTGCCTGGTGCCCGGGTTGCGGGAACTTTCCTTTAAGGAAATCCCTGGCTGAGGCGCTGGCTGGTCTGGATATTACTCCGGATAGGGTTGCGATGTTTACTGGAATTGGCCAGGCTGCTAAGATGCCTCATTATATACGGGTTAATGGCTTTAATGGGCTTCATGGCAGGGCTCTACCGCCGGCACTTGGTTTTAGGATGGTTAATCCTGAGTTGAAAGTTATTGTTGAATCTGGTGATGGTGATACCTATGGGGAAGGTGGCAATCATATTCTCCATAATATCCGGAGGAATCCTGATATTGCCCATTTTGTTCATGATAATCAGATTTACGGTCTGACAAAGGGCCAGGCTTCGCCGACTACTGGTGAGGAGATAAAGACTGAGGTGCAACCTTATGGGATTACTGCTGCACCTTTTAATCCGATAAAGTTTGCTGTGGCCATGGGGGCCAGTTTTGTGGCCAGGGCCTTTGTTGGCAACCAGGACCACCTGATTGAGATGATGCAGGCTGCTATTGAACATGAGGGTTATGCACTGGTTGATATCTTACAGCCCTGTGTGACATTTAATAAGGTTAACACCTATCAATGGTATAAGGAGCGGTCATATTTATTAGATGATGATTATGACCCGACTGATTATAAGGCTGCTGTTGAAAAGGCTGAAGAATGGGGCGATGATATACCTTTAGGTATTATTTATAGAAATGATGCCAGGAAGCCCTTCAGGAGCAAGTTTGACTGGCTCTCAGATAGTTTTGTGAAGGATTATAAGGAGCCGGCTGAATATGATGATCTGATGCAGGAGTTTGCTTAA
- a CDS encoding 2-oxoacid:acceptor oxidoreductase subunit alpha has product MDINIVVAGEAGQGLKTVDQIIGKSLHRLGFSVFSSKNYMSRIRGGHNFMQIRFGDEKVAGPVEEIDILIALNEDGVDIHQDSVKDDGVILFDGDKDLDYMQVPAKEMAKEVNPKAVNTVFLGYAWKLLGLPLDALKDVIKEKFGEGDIYDDNVKLLDAAYEKVDTTFDCELPDGDVKGLYINGNQAIAFGAATAGVQFYAAYPMTPSTSILNYLASRQDKLGIAVEQAEDEIAAINMAIGASFGGARAMTGTSGGGFSLMAEGLGLAGIMETPLVIAEVQRPGPATGLPTRTEQGDLSFVINASQGEFPLKVIAPRDQEDAFYQTFRAFNIADKYQLPVIILSDAYLADAGATIPEFKLDELKIDRNLVDENEWPEDKEYKRYELTEDGISPRAYPGQLEGEVVLLDSDEHDENGFIIEDGETRVKMVDKRNAKFEKMKREDNEEPLYIGPDKPDYMLVSFGSTYGALKEAMDRLNGNGHSIGMLSFSDIWPLPTAELEKQRSYDTKLVVVEGNSTGQLASLIQAETGLTVDHRILKYDGRPFNVDGLVRELEEEVIS; this is encoded by the coding sequence TTGGATATTAATATAGTTGTTGCCGGTGAGGCCGGTCAGGGACTTAAGACTGTGGATCAGATAATCGGTAAATCTTTGCACAGGCTGGGATTTTCGGTTTTTAGTTCTAAGAATTATATGTCAAGGATTCGTGGCGGCCATAATTTTATGCAGATAAGGTTTGGCGATGAAAAGGTTGCCGGACCGGTTGAAGAGATTGATATTTTGATTGCTTTAAATGAGGATGGCGTTGATATTCATCAGGATAGTGTTAAGGATGATGGCGTTATTCTTTTTGATGGCGATAAGGATTTAGATTACATGCAGGTTCCGGCTAAAGAGATGGCCAAGGAGGTTAATCCGAAGGCTGTTAATACTGTCTTTTTAGGCTATGCCTGGAAACTGCTTGGACTTCCTCTGGATGCTTTAAAGGATGTTATAAAGGAAAAGTTTGGTGAAGGCGATATTTATGATGATAACGTAAAGCTTTTAGATGCCGCTTATGAGAAGGTTGATACGACTTTTGATTGTGAGCTGCCTGATGGCGATGTTAAAGGTTTATATATTAATGGTAATCAGGCGATTGCCTTTGGAGCAGCAACTGCCGGGGTTCAGTTTTATGCTGCTTATCCGATGACTCCATCTACCAGTATTTTAAATTATCTGGCTTCAAGACAGGATAAGCTAGGAATTGCTGTGGAGCAGGCTGAAGATGAGATTGCAGCGATTAATATGGCTATTGGTGCGTCATTTGGTGGAGCCAGGGCGATGACTGGTACTTCTGGTGGTGGGTTTTCATTGATGGCTGAGGGTTTAGGCCTGGCTGGAATTATGGAGACTCCGCTGGTTATTGCTGAGGTGCAAAGGCCTGGGCCGGCGACTGGACTGCCGACCAGAACTGAGCAGGGAGATCTTTCATTTGTGATTAATGCTTCTCAGGGTGAGTTTCCGCTGAAGGTGATTGCCCCGAGAGACCAGGAAGATGCTTTTTATCAGACTTTCAGGGCCTTTAATATTGCTGATAAGTATCAATTACCAGTAATTATTCTGTCTGATGCCTATCTGGCTGATGCAGGGGCGACTATACCTGAATTTAAGCTTGATGAGCTTAAGATAGATAGAAACCTTGTCGATGAGAATGAATGGCCTGAGGATAAGGAATATAAGCGTTATGAGCTAACTGAGGATGGGATTTCACCGAGGGCTTATCCTGGCCAGCTTGAAGGCGAGGTTGTGCTGCTTGATAGTGATGAGCATGATGAGAATGGCTTTATTATTGAAGATGGTGAGACCAGGGTTAAGATGGTCGATAAGCGGAATGCCAAGTTTGAGAAGATGAAGCGAGAAGATAATGAGGAGCCGCTTTATATCGGGCCGGATAAGCCTGATTATATGCTGGTTTCATTTGGTTCGACTTATGGGGCTTTAAAGGAGGCTATGGACCGGCTAAATGGTAATGGCCATTCGATTGGTATGCTGAGTTTTTCTGATATCTGGCCGCTGCCGACTGCTGAGCTTGAAAAGCAGCGGAGTTATGATACGAAGCTGGTTGTGGTTGAGGGTAATTCAACCGGTCAGCTGGCAAGTTTGATTCAGGCTGAGACTGGTTTGACTGTTGATCATAGAATCTTGAAATATGATGGCCGTCCATTTAATGTTGATGGCCTGGTTAGAGAACTGGAAGAAGAGGTGATCTCTTAA
- a CDS encoding type 1 glutamine amidotransferase domain-containing protein — protein sequence MTDLKKKVAVLAEDYYENLEAWYPILRLREAGVIVDVIGRDDGCTECGSKEGYPLEVDYKAKDIDPADYDGVIVPGGYAPDYLRRCENVLKLVRYQAKNNGLVAAICHAGWVLASADVIKDVELTSTPAIRDDLVNAGAHWVNEEVVVDGNIITSRAPADLPAFMKANLEFLRNQ from the coding sequence GTGACTGATTTGAAAAAGAAGGTTGCTGTACTGGCTGAGGATTATTATGAGAATTTGGAGGCCTGGTATCCGATTTTGCGATTGAGAGAGGCCGGTGTAATTGTTGATGTGATTGGCCGGGATGATGGTTGTACTGAATGTGGCAGTAAAGAGGGTTATCCGTTAGAGGTTGATTATAAGGCGAAGGATATTGACCCTGCTGACTATGACGGTGTGATTGTGCCAGGTGGTTATGCACCTGATTATCTCCGGCGCTGCGAGAATGTGCTTAAATTGGTCAGGTATCAGGCTAAGAATAATGGCCTGGTGGCTGCTATCTGTCATGCTGGCTGGGTGCTTGCTTCTGCTGATGTAATTAAGGATGTTGAGTTGACTTCAACTCCGGCTATTAGAGATGATCTGGTTAATGCTGGTGCTCACTGGGTAAATGAAGAGGTTGTTGTTGATGGCAATATTATTACTTCACGAGCGCCTGCTGATCTGCCGGCGTTTATGAAGGCTAATCTGGAGTTTCTAAGAAATCAATAA
- a CDS encoding class I SAM-dependent methyltransferase — MAFYQEFNRFYDEIFPVKDGKVEFLKDSFSELPDGASLLDIGCGTGGYTIKMRQEGFKPVGIDYELAMLARARDKTADADLSIEYKKLDMRDLDLFYSKPYFSGVYSLGNVLVHLSNEQEISTMIKKINRVMHRGGKLVVQIVNYDRVLDNEVDGLPTITNEEAGVEFIRHYDCKDDGRIDFKTELIVNKGTKDEQKYKNSVPLYPLKSRAFISLLAESGFAEIESFGDFRGGEFEPRESFPLIIRATKKEGI, encoded by the coding sequence ATGGCCTTTTATCAGGAGTTCAATCGCTTTTATGATGAGATCTTTCCTGTTAAAGATGGGAAGGTTGAGTTTTTAAAGGATTCTTTTAGTGAGCTTCCTGATGGGGCCTCTCTGCTTGATATTGGTTGTGGTACAGGTGGTTATACGATCAAGATGAGGCAGGAGGGGTTTAAACCTGTCGGGATTGATTATGAGCTGGCCATGCTTGCCAGGGCCAGGGATAAGACGGCTGATGCTGATCTTTCGATTGAATATAAGAAGCTTGATATGCGTGACCTTGATCTTTTTTATTCGAAGCCTTATTTTTCTGGTGTTTACAGCCTGGGGAATGTTCTGGTTCATTTGAGTAATGAACAGGAGATTTCGACGATGATTAAGAAGATTAACCGGGTTATGCATCGTGGCGGTAAGCTGGTTGTGCAGATTGTTAATTATGACCGGGTGCTGGATAATGAGGTCGATGGTCTGCCAACTATTACCAACGAGGAGGCAGGTGTTGAGTTTATTCGCCATTATGACTGCAAGGATGATGGTCGAATCGATTTTAAGACTGAGTTGATTGTTAATAAGGGGACTAAAGATGAGCAGAAATATAAGAATTCTGTGCCCCTTTATCCGCTGAAGAGCAGGGCTTTTATTTCGCTGCTTGCGGAGAGCGGATTTGCTGAGATTGAGAGTTTTGGTGATTTTCGAGGCGGTGAGTTTGAGCCCCGGGAGTCATTTCCTCTAATAATTAGAGCGACAAAGAAGGAGGGTATTTAA
- a CDS encoding anaerobic ribonucleoside-triphosphate reductase activating protein, with product MAGVRFGGIQPTSLIDFPDQIATVLFTAGCNLRCPYCHNHELIDGEMKNYYYEDDILEILEERAGFIDGVSITGGEPLLQPGLKDFIGRVKELDLLVKLDTNGMLPDRLEELVEAGLLDLVAWDYKLPAGRYDELGDPGGDGDARERLMRTGNILTEARDNGELEVEVRTTVVPELIRHQDIEVIARELAERSFDRYVIQNFRPEEVLVDYFSKISPFSHEVLQEFKVLAEKYIEEVRIRDNI from the coding sequence ATGGCCGGGGTCAGGTTTGGCGGGATACAGCCGACCAGTCTGATTGATTTTCCTGATCAGATTGCAACTGTGCTCTTTACTGCTGGCTGTAATCTCCGGTGCCCGTACTGTCATAACCATGAGTTGATTGATGGCGAGATGAAGAATTACTATTACGAGGACGATATTCTGGAGATTCTTGAGGAGCGGGCTGGCTTTATTGATGGTGTATCAATAACCGGCGGTGAGCCGCTGCTCCAGCCAGGTTTAAAGGATTTTATCGGCAGGGTTAAGGAGCTTGATCTGCTGGTGAAGCTTGATACCAATGGGATGTTGCCTGATCGGCTTGAAGAATTGGTTGAGGCTGGCTTGCTTGATCTGGTGGCCTGGGATTATAAGCTGCCGGCCGGTCGCTATGATGAGCTTGGCGACCCTGGCGGTGATGGCGATGCCAGGGAGCGATTGATGCGGACTGGCAATATTCTGACTGAGGCCAGGGATAATGGCGAGCTTGAAGTTGAGGTTCGGACGACTGTTGTGCCTGAGTTGATCAGGCATCAGGATATTGAGGTGATTGCCAGGGAGCTGGCTGAGCGGTCATTTGACAGGTATGTTATCCAGAATTTTCGGCCTGAAGAGGTTTTAGTTGACTACTTTAGTAAAATTAGTCCATTTAGTCATGAAGTTTTGCAGGAGTTTAAAGTGTTAGCAGAGAAATATATAGAAGAGGTAAGAATTAGAGATAATATTTAG